Proteins encoded within one genomic window of Microbacterium sp. zg-B185:
- a CDS encoding ABC transporter permease — MSQIRDPFAQVPRSAFDVPGKAGGLLDVFRWHYLLRLLVRTGVTTRYRNSILGWTWSYVRPAAQFLVFWVVLGLFLNLERGISNYAIYLFSGIVVINLFSEAFKNATTSIVGNAPLVRKVYLPRQLFAVSAVMVAFVHFLPQVGLLLIVCLFLGWTAHISILSVLAVLAGALLVMVFALGLGLLFGAMNVRYRDAENIVELLLLLATWASPVLYSWVMVKEAIHQLGWPSWLLEVYLLNPITQAVELFHFAFWYPVTETTLALPPGLAVNTLWTFLIAIVVLLIGQAVFRRLEGRFAQDL, encoded by the coding sequence GTGTCCCAGATCCGAGATCCATTCGCGCAGGTGCCGCGCTCTGCCTTCGACGTGCCCGGAAAAGCAGGTGGCCTGCTCGACGTGTTCCGCTGGCATTATTTGCTGCGTCTGCTCGTCCGAACGGGCGTCACCACGCGCTATCGGAACTCGATCCTCGGCTGGACGTGGTCGTATGTGCGCCCCGCCGCGCAGTTTCTGGTGTTCTGGGTCGTGCTCGGGCTGTTCCTCAACCTCGAGCGCGGCATCTCCAATTACGCGATCTACCTCTTTTCGGGGATCGTGGTGATCAACCTCTTCAGCGAGGCGTTCAAGAACGCGACGACGTCGATCGTGGGCAACGCCCCTCTTGTGCGGAAGGTCTACCTGCCCCGGCAACTCTTCGCGGTGTCCGCAGTCATGGTGGCTTTCGTCCACTTTCTTCCGCAGGTCGGGCTGCTGCTCATCGTCTGCCTGTTTCTGGGGTGGACAGCCCACATCTCGATCCTGTCCGTCCTCGCCGTCCTGGCAGGAGCCCTGCTGGTCATGGTGTTCGCCCTCGGGCTCGGGCTGCTGTTCGGCGCCATGAACGTTCGCTACCGCGACGCGGAGAACATCGTGGAACTTCTCCTCCTGCTGGCCACCTGGGCGTCGCCTGTCCTGTATTCGTGGGTCATGGTCAAGGAGGCGATACACCAGCTGGGCTGGCCCTCCTGGCTGCTCGAGGTGTATCTCCTGAACCCCATCACGCAGGCCGTCGAACTTTTCCATTTCGCGTTCTGGTACCCGGTGACTGAGACGACGCTTGCGCTTCCCCCGGGCCTGGCGGTCAACACCCTGTGGACATTCCTGATCGCGATCGTCGTCCTGCTGATCGGTCAGGCGGTCTTCCGCCGCCTTGAGGGAAGGTTTGCGCAGGACCTATGA
- a CDS encoding ABC transporter ATP-binding protein yields MSTQAVTEQRPSIIVADVHKTFTLNHAFSLKDTIVSWIRGRKLTSQFEALKGLDLVINEGESVAILGLNGSGKSTLLKLVSGVMQPDGGSVLTRGRVAGLIEVGAGFHPELSGRENVFLNAAILGMSRKEIEARYDEIVAFSGIEPFIDQEVKHYSSGMFMRLAFSVAIHVNLDILLVDEILSVGDAPFREKCRLKFQELIQRRKTLVVVSHDMEMVRELCTRGIVISKGSVVYDGPVEGAIVIVGAE; encoded by the coding sequence ATGAGCACTCAGGCCGTCACCGAACAGCGACCGAGCATCATCGTCGCAGACGTTCACAAGACATTCACCCTCAATCACGCGTTCTCTCTCAAGGACACGATCGTCTCGTGGATCCGTGGCCGGAAGCTCACAAGCCAGTTCGAGGCGTTGAAGGGCCTTGACCTCGTCATCAACGAGGGGGAATCCGTCGCGATCCTCGGCTTGAATGGCTCGGGCAAGTCAACGCTTCTCAAACTCGTCTCCGGCGTCATGCAGCCCGATGGCGGATCCGTGCTGACGCGTGGGCGAGTGGCTGGACTCATCGAAGTCGGAGCTGGGTTTCATCCCGAGTTGTCGGGTCGCGAGAACGTATTCCTCAACGCGGCGATCCTGGGAATGAGTCGGAAGGAGATCGAAGCGCGCTACGACGAGATCGTCGCATTCAGCGGCATCGAGCCCTTCATCGATCAAGAAGTCAAGCACTACTCGTCGGGTATGTTCATGCGACTTGCGTTCTCGGTCGCCATCCACGTCAACCTGGACATCCTCCTTGTCGACGAGATCCTCTCCGTCGGCGATGCGCCGTTCCGCGAGAAGTGCCGACTCAAGTTTCAGGAACTGATCCAAAGGCGCAAGACGCTCGTCGTGGTCAGTCACGACATGGAGATGGTGCGCGAGTTGTGTACGCGCGGAATCGTGATCAGCAAGGGGTCGGTGGTCTACGACGGCCCCGTCGAGGGAGCCATCGTCATCGTCGGCGCTGAGTGA
- a CDS encoding DUF6541 family protein: MGWVAASGVVLTAVGWMVVPGLAFGMAARLRGLALAAFAPVASTAILATIALLFGLCGIPWSPWTAAGAAAVVVLAVWGIRVLVRPSPVAARWQPGAHWIVPAGIAVGTVLAALRLALYIGEPQNVSQTNDAVFHLNALRYILESGSASSLDITGMLDISSFYPAAWHAPTSLVAMSTDADLVVVANAMTIVIGALVWTSGIAWLTSVATDGNRLAAAAAASLSAALVAFPLLMIQWGVLYPALLAIALLPAAVAAAIDLPRRLRGSERNARDAVWGALLILVGVAAVALAHPSLLLAWGLLVVSFAVWWIGGRWRSATLRQRAAMLIAALASVFALAAVWFVMGGLVTGEWPHSRGRIQALADILINSQLGFPAAWGVSILMIVGLIVCARAQALRWLATAWVLIACLYFVAVAVGNPAVRAITGPFYDDPYRIAALVPVVVIPLAGIGVSAVATWAQNVLRARSKKARRPDPGTTAAAWTIGVMAAFGAVSLAVAPVIQWRDVWSGAVDHATWYQMDESSYLSVDELALLERLPQRVPADQLVLGNPSTGMAFGYALGEHAVYPKTWQPPRTQAYEVLAGNLNAVATDPLVCPALDAIGSRYVLDFGPGDADYGHYVLPGFTGLAEADGFELVDREGQASLWRVTACD; the protein is encoded by the coding sequence ATGGGATGGGTCGCCGCATCCGGCGTCGTGCTGACAGCTGTCGGGTGGATGGTAGTTCCCGGACTCGCCTTCGGCATGGCAGCCAGGCTGCGCGGACTCGCCCTGGCCGCATTCGCGCCGGTCGCCAGTACGGCGATCCTTGCGACGATCGCGCTCTTGTTCGGGCTCTGCGGAATCCCCTGGTCGCCATGGACGGCCGCAGGTGCCGCTGCAGTGGTGGTGCTCGCAGTGTGGGGCATCCGCGTCCTGGTTCGACCTTCACCTGTCGCGGCCCGCTGGCAGCCTGGGGCGCACTGGATTGTGCCGGCGGGTATCGCTGTCGGCACGGTGTTGGCCGCACTGCGGCTGGCGCTGTACATCGGCGAACCGCAAAACGTCTCTCAGACCAACGACGCAGTCTTCCATCTCAACGCGCTGCGATACATCCTCGAATCCGGTTCGGCATCGTCCCTCGACATCACCGGGATGCTGGACATATCGAGCTTCTATCCCGCAGCCTGGCATGCGCCAACTTCTCTGGTCGCGATGTCGACGGACGCCGACCTGGTCGTCGTCGCGAATGCGATGACCATCGTCATCGGTGCCCTGGTGTGGACATCGGGCATCGCCTGGTTGACGTCGGTGGCCACCGACGGCAACAGGCTGGCGGCGGCGGCAGCAGCGTCTCTCTCTGCGGCCCTGGTGGCCTTTCCGCTCCTGATGATCCAGTGGGGCGTGCTGTATCCGGCGCTGTTGGCGATCGCCTTGCTGCCCGCAGCTGTCGCCGCGGCGATTGATCTGCCCAGACGACTGAGGGGGTCCGAGCGGAACGCGCGAGACGCCGTCTGGGGTGCGCTGCTCATTTTGGTCGGTGTCGCCGCGGTGGCCCTCGCACATCCGTCGCTGCTGCTGGCGTGGGGGCTTCTCGTGGTGTCGTTTGCGGTGTGGTGGATCGGCGGCAGGTGGCGTAGCGCGACCCTACGCCAGCGTGCTGCCATGCTGATCGCGGCACTGGCGAGCGTGTTCGCGCTGGCGGCCGTCTGGTTCGTGATGGGCGGGCTCGTGACCGGCGAGTGGCCGCACTCGCGCGGCAGGATCCAGGCACTCGCCGATATCCTCATCAACAGCCAGCTCGGCTTCCCGGCCGCCTGGGGGGTCAGCATCCTGATGATCGTCGGGCTGATCGTGTGTGCGCGCGCACAGGCTCTGCGTTGGCTGGCGACGGCGTGGGTCCTCATCGCCTGTCTGTACTTCGTCGCCGTCGCCGTCGGCAACCCCGCGGTTCGCGCGATCACCGGACCGTTCTACGACGATCCGTACCGGATCGCGGCGCTAGTTCCCGTGGTGGTCATCCCCCTCGCCGGGATCGGGGTGTCGGCTGTCGCGACCTGGGCGCAGAACGTGCTGCGCGCGCGATCGAAGAAGGCACGCCGCCCGGACCCCGGCACGACGGCCGCCGCGTGGACCATCGGGGTCATGGCAGCCTTCGGCGCTGTCTCCCTCGCCGTGGCTCCGGTGATCCAGTGGCGCGACGTGTGGAGCGGTGCTGTGGACCATGCGACGTGGTATCAGATGGACGAGTCGTCGTACCTCAGTGTTGATGAGCTCGCTCTTTTGGAACGGTTGCCGCAGCGGGTGCCTGCCGACCAGCTCGTCCTGGGTAACCCTTCAACCGGAATGGCTTTCGGGTATGCGCTGGGTGAGCATGCCGTCTATCCCAAGACATGGCAGCCACCTCGGACGCAGGCCTACGAGGTGCTCGCGGGCAACCTCAATGCGGTGGCCACGGACCCGCTGGTCTGCCCTGCGCTCGATGCCATCGGCTCCCGGTACGTGCTGGACTTCGGTCCGGGCGACGCTGATTACGGACATTACGTCCTGCCCGGATTCACGGGTCTGGCGGAGGCCGACGGCTTTGAGCTCGTGGACCGCGAGGGTCAGGCATCCCTCTGGCGGGTCACAGCCTGCGACTAA
- a CDS encoding DUF2304 domain-containing protein: MLIQIILIVAIVIIGFLVIRNPGSDSHLAIRRLLLFGFVIVAVLSVLFPQWLSWVASLIGVGRGTDLLLYALVLVVLVVIATQYRTNVEQNRRITQLARRIALLEARESERQPSVQDDSAAPPHTEPLP, from the coding sequence ATGCTGATCCAGATCATCCTGATCGTCGCGATTGTGATCATCGGGTTCCTGGTGATCCGCAATCCAGGCAGCGACAGTCACCTCGCGATCCGACGTCTGTTGCTGTTCGGCTTCGTCATCGTCGCGGTGCTCTCGGTGCTGTTCCCGCAGTGGCTTTCCTGGGTGGCGTCGCTGATCGGTGTCGGCCGCGGAACCGATCTCCTCCTCTACGCCCTTGTACTGGTCGTGCTCGTGGTGATCGCCACGCAGTACCGCACCAACGTCGAGCAGAACCGCCGCATCACCCAGCTCGCGCGTCGAATCGCCCTGCTGGAAGCGCGCGAGAGCGAGCGCCAGCCTTCCGTCCAGGACGACAGCGCGGCACCGCCGCATACCGAGCCGCTGCCTTAG
- a CDS encoding glycosyltransferase family 2 protein: MSTEGPSGEPSPGDGAWVVIPLYNEASVIGEVITGLRTSFRHIVCVDDGSSDGSADAARAAGATVVSHPVNLGQGAALQTGIEYVLEHPSARYVVTFDADGQHRVEDAVGMVAEARRADLAIVFGSRFLDDRTRPGWMKHVILKTAVWVTNQTTGLRLTDAHNGLRVIRRDAARYVQLKQDRMAHATEIVLQLGNTGLPWAEYPVELLYTDYSKAKGQSVLNSVNILVDLVVR, translated from the coding sequence ATGAGCACTGAAGGCCCTTCGGGAGAGCCGTCTCCCGGAGATGGGGCGTGGGTGGTCATTCCGCTCTACAACGAGGCATCCGTCATCGGCGAGGTCATCACCGGCCTTAGGACGTCGTTCCGCCACATTGTCTGCGTCGACGACGGATCCTCCGACGGCTCGGCCGACGCCGCCCGCGCAGCCGGGGCCACCGTCGTGTCGCATCCCGTGAATCTGGGCCAGGGCGCTGCCCTGCAGACAGGGATTGAGTACGTGCTCGAACATCCCTCTGCACGCTATGTCGTGACCTTCGACGCCGACGGCCAGCATCGCGTGGAGGATGCCGTCGGCATGGTCGCAGAGGCGCGCCGCGCTGACCTCGCCATCGTTTTCGGGTCGCGGTTCCTGGATGACCGCACCCGGCCGGGCTGGATGAAGCACGTCATCCTCAAGACCGCCGTGTGGGTCACCAACCAGACGACCGGCCTTCGTTTGACCGACGCGCATAACGGCCTTCGGGTCATTCGCAGGGACGCGGCCCGCTACGTGCAGCTGAAGCAGGACCGCATGGCGCATGCCACGGAGATCGTCCTCCAGCTCGGAAACACCGGGCTGCCGTGGGCGGAGTATCCCGTCGAACTCCTTTACACCGACTATTCGAAGGCGAAGGGTCAGAGCGTGCTGAACTCCGTGAACATCCTCGTCGACTTGGTCGTGCGCTGA
- a CDS encoding acyltransferase produces MSQSSAVRVTDSADVSVDATIGGGSSIWHLAQVREGAVIGQNCVIGRGAYIGTGVVMGDNCKVQNYALVYEPARLGDGVFIGPAVVLTNDTYPRAINPDGTLKSAHDWQPVGVTIETGASIGARATCVAPVTIGAWATVAAGAVVVKDVPAYALVAGVPARRIGWVGRSGHPLTERDGQWHCPVSSDIYTEVDGTLREVTL; encoded by the coding sequence GTGAGCCAGTCTTCCGCCGTGCGCGTCACGGATTCCGCAGACGTGTCCGTCGATGCGACGATCGGGGGTGGGTCGTCCATCTGGCACCTCGCGCAGGTGCGCGAGGGGGCCGTCATCGGCCAGAACTGCGTGATCGGACGGGGCGCCTACATCGGCACCGGCGTCGTGATGGGCGACAACTGCAAGGTGCAGAACTACGCCCTTGTCTATGAGCCCGCCCGTCTGGGCGATGGCGTCTTCATCGGCCCTGCCGTCGTGCTGACCAACGACACCTATCCACGGGCGATCAATCCCGATGGCACGCTGAAGAGCGCCCATGACTGGCAGCCCGTCGGCGTCACGATCGAGACTGGGGCATCGATCGGAGCCCGGGCAACGTGCGTCGCGCCGGTCACCATCGGCGCCTGGGCCACGGTCGCCGCCGGCGCCGTCGTGGTCAAGGACGTGCCCGCGTACGCCCTGGTCGCGGGTGTACCGGCGCGCCGCATCGGATGGGTCGGCCGCTCAGGTCACCCACTCACCGAACGTGACGGACAGTGGCACTGTCCCGTCTCCTCCGACATCTATACAGAGGTCGATGGCACACTCAGAGAGGTCACCCTGTGA
- a CDS encoding DegT/DnrJ/EryC1/StrS family aminotransferase: MTLDFIPPAKPIIGADEREAVDRVLRTGMVAQGPEVAAFEREFSEHFVQGRPTVAVNSGTSGLHLGLLAAGVGRGDEVIVPSFTFAATGNSVALTGATPVFVDIEPETFSLDPAAVEAAITPRTRGILPVHLYGHPARLRELSSIAEKHGVALYEDAAQAHGASLDGRPVGAWGAFAMFSLYPTKNMTSGEGGMVTLADDKLARAVRLLRNQGMEKQYENEVVGFNARMTDIHAAIGRVQLTKVDAWTRRRQENAAFLDASLRGVVVPTVAEGAVHVYHQYTIRVPEDRDGFVKALKDEYQVGSGVYYPIPNHRLPSLAPFAPGLDLPVTEVAASEVVSLPVHPSLTAADLDRVAAAVNAVAGAGS, translated from the coding sequence GTGACGCTGGACTTCATCCCTCCCGCCAAGCCGATCATCGGCGCTGACGAGCGCGAGGCGGTCGACCGAGTGCTACGCACCGGCATGGTCGCCCAGGGGCCGGAAGTTGCCGCGTTCGAACGCGAGTTCTCCGAGCACTTCGTGCAGGGGCGTCCGACCGTCGCCGTGAACTCCGGCACATCCGGCCTGCACCTCGGGCTCCTTGCCGCGGGCGTGGGCCGCGGTGACGAGGTCATCGTTCCGTCGTTCACCTTCGCAGCGACCGGCAACTCGGTGGCGCTGACGGGTGCGACGCCGGTGTTCGTCGACATCGAGCCAGAGACATTCTCGCTGGACCCTGCCGCGGTCGAGGCTGCGATAACACCACGGACCCGCGGCATCCTGCCCGTTCACCTGTACGGGCACCCCGCTCGACTCCGCGAGCTCTCGTCCATCGCCGAGAAGCACGGCGTGGCCCTCTACGAGGACGCCGCGCAGGCCCATGGTGCGTCCCTCGACGGACGGCCGGTCGGCGCATGGGGCGCGTTCGCGATGTTCTCGTTGTATCCGACCAAGAACATGACCAGCGGCGAGGGCGGCATGGTCACACTGGCCGACGACAAGCTCGCCCGCGCAGTCCGTCTTCTCCGCAACCAGGGCATGGAGAAGCAGTATGAGAACGAGGTCGTGGGCTTCAACGCCCGCATGACCGATATCCACGCCGCGATCGGCCGTGTCCAGCTTACGAAGGTGGATGCCTGGACCCGGCGCCGCCAGGAGAACGCCGCCTTCCTCGACGCGAGTCTTCGCGGGGTTGTCGTACCCACGGTGGCCGAGGGCGCCGTGCACGTCTACCACCAGTACACGATCCGCGTTCCCGAGGACCGCGACGGTTTCGTGAAGGCGCTGAAGGACGAGTACCAGGTCGGCAGCGGCGTGTACTACCCGATTCCCAACCACCGGCTTCCGTCGCTCGCACCGTTCGCGCCCGGCCTCGATTTGCCGGTCACGGAAGTCGCGGCGAGTGAGGTCGTCTCGCTGCCCGTGCACCCTTCGCTGACCGCCGCAGACCTGGACCGCGTCGCTGCTGCCGTCAACGCTGTAGCCGGGGCGGGTTCCTGA
- a CDS encoding Gfo/Idh/MocA family oxidoreductase has translation MMALRAGLLGIGMMGRHHARVLREVEGLELVAIADPGGDPHGVAAGLDVLPDVEALIASGIDIAVVAVPTRHHFAAAMALAEAGIHTLVEKPIAHSTEAGRLMAHAFSSRGLVGAVGHVERFNPALQELRRRLANGDVGEVYQIATRRQSTFPARIADVGVGMDLASHDIDLTAWVAQSEYKTVYAQTTFKSGREYEDMIALTGRLSNGVIVNHLINWLSPMKERVTVVTGDRGTYIADTATGDLTFHANGTIALEWDSVSSFRGVSEGDVTRFSFAKREPLRVEHEAFRDAVLGLPSNVVTMEQGLHTLEVVEGALTSAADGASVTF, from the coding sequence CTGATGGCGCTGAGGGCGGGGCTTCTCGGCATCGGGATGATGGGGCGGCATCACGCCAGGGTGCTGCGCGAAGTCGAGGGTCTGGAGCTCGTCGCCATCGCTGATCCTGGCGGCGACCCCCATGGCGTTGCGGCGGGCTTGGACGTGCTTCCCGACGTCGAGGCACTGATCGCCTCCGGTATCGACATCGCCGTCGTCGCGGTTCCTACCCGGCACCACTTCGCTGCGGCGATGGCACTGGCCGAAGCCGGCATCCACACGCTCGTCGAGAAGCCGATCGCGCACTCCACCGAAGCAGGCCGCCTGATGGCTCACGCGTTCTCCTCGCGAGGACTGGTGGGCGCGGTCGGACACGTGGAGCGCTTCAATCCCGCCCTGCAGGAATTGCGACGCCGCCTGGCTAACGGCGACGTGGGCGAGGTCTACCAGATTGCCACCCGCCGCCAGAGCACGTTCCCCGCACGAATCGCCGACGTGGGAGTGGGCATGGACCTGGCCTCCCACGACATCGACCTGACGGCCTGGGTCGCTCAGAGCGAATACAAGACGGTGTACGCCCAGACCACCTTCAAGAGCGGCCGCGAATACGAGGACATGATCGCGTTGACAGGCAGGCTTTCCAATGGCGTGATCGTCAACCATCTGATCAACTGGCTCAGCCCGATGAAGGAGCGGGTGACCGTCGTCACCGGCGATCGGGGGACGTACATCGCCGACACGGCGACAGGCGACCTCACCTTCCACGCCAACGGGACGATCGCACTTGAATGGGACTCGGTCTCGTCGTTCCGGGGCGTGTCCGAGGGTGACGTGACCCGATTCTCGTTCGCCAAGCGCGAGCCGCTACGCGTCGAGCACGAGGCGTTCCGCGACGCAGTGCTCGGGCTGCCGAGCAACGTCGTCACGATGGAACAGGGCCTGCACACGCTGGAGGTCGTCGAGGGGGCGCTCACTTCGGCGGCCGACGGCGCCTCGGTCACATTCTGA
- a CDS encoding ATP-binding cassette domain-containing protein has translation MKRVWAVLQDLLPLLPLGAQRYFVFYMIATTLVTLLDVVAMSLLAIVIGPAITGGTLDLPIVGEITPEMAPLLALSALVLIIVKSICSVSLHWHATRRFAKYELEIGDRMFRAYINSSWEQRSKRSVAEITRIADAGIANTMAGFLLPLMRVPSSMFTFVLVLAVLLVVNPMISIIALVYLTLIALIVHQFVTKRALEAAQVNLEYSYRVAILMTEMMEALKELSLRNRLSDVAELVTTNRQRSVRARANGSILGIIPGFVFEIALIGGIILVGGASFFQGGLTAALTSVALFATAGFRLIPAINGIQGGIVQAVASIPSATDVIGDLIASENDMKTSTTPADTAELADKPREMRLENVRFRYPKASEDVIRGMSVDIPLGSSLGIVGPSGAGKSTLIDLLLGLSVPSSGEIRIDGHPLNSVLRQWRGRVGYVPQRVALFDGTIAQNVALTWNDEIDRERVVRALERAQLGSLVASRAGGIDERIGERGVSLSGGQQQRLGIARALYTDPLVLVLDEATSSLDTKTEDEVTKSIKALQGEVTLISVAHRLSTIKDYDRVCYVDEGVIVSQGTFYEVAASLPSFAEQVLLAGLARDRDH, from the coding sequence ATGAAACGCGTCTGGGCCGTGCTGCAGGACCTCCTGCCGCTGCTTCCCCTGGGGGCGCAGCGATATTTTGTGTTCTACATGATCGCGACGACGCTCGTCACGCTGCTCGATGTGGTCGCTATGTCGCTGCTGGCGATCGTCATTGGTCCGGCCATCACCGGAGGAACGCTCGACCTGCCGATCGTCGGTGAAATCACGCCAGAGATGGCTCCGCTGCTGGCGCTGTCGGCGCTCGTGCTCATCATCGTCAAATCGATCTGCTCGGTCTCGCTGCACTGGCATGCAACCAGGCGTTTCGCGAAGTACGAGCTCGAAATCGGCGATCGGATGTTCCGCGCCTACATCAACTCGAGCTGGGAGCAGCGTTCCAAGCGCTCGGTAGCGGAGATCACACGCATCGCGGATGCCGGTATCGCCAATACGATGGCTGGCTTCCTGCTGCCGCTGATGCGCGTCCCGAGCTCGATGTTCACGTTCGTCCTCGTCTTGGCCGTGCTTCTTGTCGTGAATCCCATGATCTCGATCATCGCGCTCGTCTATCTGACGCTGATCGCGCTGATCGTGCATCAGTTCGTCACGAAACGCGCACTGGAGGCTGCTCAGGTCAACCTCGAGTACAGCTACCGTGTGGCGATCCTGATGACAGAGATGATGGAGGCACTCAAGGAACTGAGCCTGCGCAACCGGCTGTCCGATGTCGCGGAATTGGTCACCACAAATCGCCAACGGTCGGTGCGGGCCCGTGCCAACGGTTCCATCCTCGGCATCATTCCCGGCTTCGTGTTCGAGATCGCACTCATCGGCGGCATCATCCTTGTCGGTGGCGCATCATTCTTCCAGGGCGGTCTCACCGCTGCGCTCACGTCTGTGGCTCTCTTCGCTACGGCGGGCTTCCGACTTATCCCAGCCATCAACGGCATCCAGGGGGGCATCGTTCAGGCGGTGGCAAGCATCCCCTCCGCGACCGACGTCATCGGCGACCTCATCGCGTCGGAGAACGATATGAAGACCTCCACGACGCCGGCTGACACAGCGGAGCTCGCCGATAAACCGCGCGAGATGCGGCTGGAGAACGTGCGGTTCCGCTACCCGAAGGCGTCGGAGGACGTAATTCGCGGAATGTCCGTGGACATCCCGCTGGGCAGTTCGCTGGGCATCGTAGGGCCATCTGGTGCGGGGAAGTCCACGCTCATCGACTTGCTGCTCGGGCTAAGCGTGCCCTCGTCCGGGGAGATCCGCATCGACGGGCACCCCCTCAACTCGGTTCTGCGGCAATGGCGTGGACGTGTCGGCTACGTCCCTCAGCGCGTCGCTCTGTTCGACGGCACGATCGCTCAGAACGTTGCGCTGACATGGAATGACGAGATCGACCGGGAACGCGTGGTCCGCGCACTCGAGCGGGCTCAGTTGGGCTCGCTCGTCGCTTCGCGGGCGGGCGGGATCGACGAACGGATCGGCGAACGGGGGGTTTCGCTCTCCGGTGGCCAGCAGCAACGTCTGGGCATCGCCCGGGCCCTGTACACCGACCCGCTGGTGCTCGTTCTGGACGAGGCGACAAGCTCGCTGGACACGAAGACCGAGGACGAGGTGACGAAGTCGATCAAGGCACTCCAAGGCGAGGTCACCCTCATCTCCGTCGCGCATCGGCTGTCGACGATCAAAGACTACGACCGGGTCTGTTACGTCGACGAGGGAGTGATTGTCAGCCAGGGAACCTTCTACGAGGTGGCAGCCTCCTTACCGTCGTTCGCTGAACAGGTGCTGCTGGCCGGGCTTGCCCGAGACCGGGATCACTAG
- a CDS encoding glycosyltransferase, with the protein MSQPVVDVTIAVHSATRPIARAVASIVDHTEAPVRVNVVAHNIDPEVIRENLGAYASHPQVRLLALRDGVYSPAGPMNHGLDHSDARFVAVMGSDDEFAPGAVDSWLALQRETGASTVLARVRIGSRGIDPYPPVRRGRRTRHLSAHKDRLAYRSAPLGLIERARFGDLRFTEGLPSGEDLAYSATLWFTGRNLAYDLTGPEYIINDDAGDRVTFAPRPVPEDFAFLDAIEATEWFGGLSRPNRRALAVKILRVHFFDAVLARTQVPEGIGAHRHDLIAVLDRIETIAPGVTHLLARVDRRVIDEVRSASPDPKAILHFIDARWNYRTIGAMLPRNPFLTLHRQAPFRTLYAGMRAMSAV; encoded by the coding sequence ATGAGCCAACCCGTGGTCGATGTGACGATCGCTGTGCATTCCGCCACCAGGCCGATCGCGCGAGCGGTCGCGTCGATCGTCGACCACACGGAGGCACCGGTGCGTGTCAACGTGGTCGCCCACAACATCGACCCCGAGGTCATCCGCGAGAACCTCGGCGCGTACGCGAGCCACCCGCAGGTGCGGCTCCTCGCCCTGCGTGACGGCGTCTACTCCCCGGCCGGCCCCATGAATCACGGCCTCGACCATTCGGACGCGCGCTTCGTCGCCGTCATGGGATCCGATGACGAGTTCGCGCCCGGCGCGGTCGACTCGTGGCTCGCGCTGCAGAGGGAGACGGGCGCGTCGACCGTTCTCGCCCGCGTGCGGATCGGCAGCCGCGGCATCGATCCGTATCCCCCGGTCCGCCGAGGACGGCGGACCCGCCACCTCAGCGCCCACAAGGATCGGCTGGCCTATCGCAGTGCACCGCTCGGACTCATCGAGCGGGCGCGTTTCGGCGACCTGCGGTTCACCGAGGGACTCCCGTCGGGCGAGGACCTCGCCTACTCTGCGACGCTGTGGTTCACGGGCCGCAACCTCGCCTACGACCTCACCGGGCCGGAATACATCATCAACGACGACGCGGGCGACCGGGTGACCTTCGCCCCGCGTCCCGTCCCCGAGGATTTCGCTTTCCTCGACGCCATCGAAGCGACCGAATGGTTCGGCGGTCTGTCCCGGCCGAATCGACGGGCGCTTGCGGTCAAGATCCTGCGAGTGCACTTCTTCGACGCGGTGCTGGCACGTACGCAGGTGCCGGAGGGGATCGGCGCACACCGCCACGACCTGATCGCGGTATTGGATCGGATAGAGACGATCGCCCCAGGCGTGACGCACCTGCTCGCCCGTGTGGACCGGCGGGTGATCGACGAGGTTCGGTCGGCCTCACCCGATCCGAAGGCGATCCTGCACTTCATCGACGCGCGCTGGAACTACCGGACCATCGGTGCGATGCTGCCGCGCAACCCGTTCCTCACTCTGCACCGGCAAGCACCGTTCCGCACGCTCTACGCGGGGATGCGCGCAATGTCCGCGGTCTAG